The following proteins are encoded in a genomic region of Candidatus Thermoplasmatota archaeon:
- a CDS encoding DNA-binding protein produces the protein MDEDLENLRKKRLQELQQQIAMQGALEEQEAQREELEQQKKIIMRAILTPQARERLGRIKVARPDVAEAIENQLIILAQEGRLRNKIDDDQLVMLLSKIMPKKKDITIKRR, from the coding sequence ATGGATGAAGATTTAGAGAACCTTAGGAAAAAAAGGTTGCAGGAGTTACAGCAGCAGATAGCGATGCAGGGTGCATTAGAGGAACAGGAGGCGCAAAGAGAAGAGCTTGAGCAACAGAAAAAGATTATAATGAGGGCTATACTAACACCACAGGCTAGAGAGAGACTTGGTAGAATCAAGGTTGCGCGCCCTGATGTTGCTGAGGCTATAGAAAACCAGTTGATAATATTGGCTCAAGAAGGTAGACTAAGAAACAAGATAGATGATGATCAGTTGGTGATGCTGCTTTCGAAAATAATGCCAAAGAAAAAAGATATAACTATAAAGAGAAGGTAG
- a CDS encoding 50S ribosomal protein L39e yields MSSHKSFGRKNRLNKAVKSNRRVPAWIMIKTNRRFTRHPKTRNWRRNKLKRA; encoded by the coding sequence ATGTCGTCACATAAATCATTTGGTAGAAAAAACCGTCTTAATAAGGCGGTGAAAAGTAACAGGCGTGTACCAGCTTGGATTATGATTAAAACCAACCGTAGGTTTACTCGTCATCCTAAGACGCGTAACTGGCGGAGAAATAAACTGAAGAGAGCGTAG
- a CDS encoding PKD domain-containing protein: MKRYRKHLINDEKGVSQVLESLIAIGISVLLLLIFFITANNIFVAHDKPSIDMEAKCIAIMETLLSSPGQGNEYESNWENNPEKLSSLGLATSPTIAYGSFHMNDKGQITELYKKPFYDSSIGIAKTCFLAGTKIVMADESYKNIEDIIVGDMVLSYDLETGEITDGKVTHVLHHKPGEMGDYYLVINGFLKVTPNHQIYSNGRWVYASELKTGDPLFYPSRDYKVESIEKVYEKMPTYDFEVDVSHCYFVAMDTTDVLVHNPPLYNVPPIAKFTWFDIDGLNSETTIFFDASESYDPDGRIVEYKWDFGDDESTTSDKPTASHTFYDSSMYMVSLTVTDNESANNTYTCAVQANTLSLPDIEQAPWVLTGKNIYSYNNDQTLSPCDENYYVEYKNLGNNNYSFEIKEKNSLYTIIDYDKITNLSKIGYWGAKLILGLNEISNVLYSFNITIISYSGGTTYYYGPTWENANAMVSNSRDVLIYHKPEVNKSDITDITPPYYENGKIILRFFIGGPPPNRPPNTPSNPSPVNGTTKVLITADLSWGCSDPDDDLLTYDVYFGNTPNPPRVSRGQPSTIYDPGLLNENEWYYWMIVARDQYGASTAGPVWSFKTTYVSGIHPPPYTPSNPNPAKGSTGVYIDDDLSWDGGDPESGDEVKYDIYFGTNPSPPHIGTARWPGSQRRITYPLGTMEYNTTYYWKIVATDNYDNTEEGPIWRFTTRKNDPFMPNNPSPADDSNVNPLKTTQLSWYGGDPDGPDDTVTYDIYLWNSINPPPPEPIGFIKISGGWYDPITYDLPEPLGYNKTYYWKIIATDTHSNSAESPIWNFTTYDPCMPRNPFPVNESINIDVEVQLEWDGGDPDGPDDTVTYDIYLWNSINPPPPEPIGFIKISGGWYDPITYDLPEPLGYNKTYYWKIIATDTHSNSAESPIWNFTTYDPCMPRNPFPVNESINIDVKVQLEWDGGDPDGPEDTVTYDIYLWNSINPPPSKPIGSILEVPGDEIRQVYRPGSLMQGTIYYWYIKATDSHGLQTVGPIWKFTTTPSDSGGKGIG, encoded by the coding sequence ATGAAAAGATACAGAAAACATCTTATCAACGATGAAAAAGGTGTTTCTCAGGTTTTAGAATCATTGATAGCAATTGGTATATCTGTCTTGCTTCTGCTCATATTTTTTATAACCGCGAACAACATATTTGTCGCCCATGATAAACCTAGTATTGACATGGAAGCAAAATGTATAGCTATCATGGAAACTCTACTCAGCTCACCAGGTCAAGGCAATGAATACGAATCAAACTGGGAGAACAACCCTGAAAAACTTAGCAGCCTTGGTTTAGCTACATCCCCAACAATAGCATATGGTAGCTTTCATATGAACGACAAGGGTCAGATAACAGAGTTGTACAAAAAACCTTTTTATGATAGTAGCATAGGCATAGCTAAAACATGTTTTTTAGCTGGGACAAAAATAGTGATGGCAGATGAGTCCTACAAAAACATTGAGGATATTATTGTTGGAGACATGGTTTTATCATATGATTTAGAAACAGGTGAAATCACAGATGGAAAAGTTACCCATGTCTTGCATCACAAGCCAGGGGAGATGGGTGATTATTATCTTGTAATAAATGGTTTCCTCAAAGTGACACCTAACCATCAAATATACTCCAATGGTAGATGGGTTTATGCTAGTGAACTAAAAACCGGTGATCCATTGTTTTACCCATCCAGGGACTACAAAGTTGAATCTATAGAAAAAGTCTATGAAAAAATGCCTACCTATGATTTTGAGGTTGATGTTAGTCACTGTTATTTTGTAGCTATGGATACAACTGATGTTTTGGTTCATAATCCACCACTATACAACGTCCCACCGATCGCTAAGTTCACATGGTTTGACATCGACGGCCTTAACAGTGAGACAACCATATTTTTTGATGCATCTGAGTCTTATGATCCAGATGGAAGAATAGTAGAATATAAATGGGATTTCGGAGACGATGAATCTACAACTAGTGATAAGCCAACAGCCTCTCACACCTTTTATGATAGCAGCATGTATATGGTTAGCCTAACAGTCACCGATAACGAAAGCGCAAATAATACCTATACTTGTGCTGTTCAAGCAAACACCCTTAGCCTCCCAGACATTGAACAAGCACCATGGGTACTAACCGGGAAAAACATATATTCCTATAACAACGACCAAACACTCTCACCATGTGACGAAAACTACTATGTTGAATACAAAAACCTAGGCAACAACAATTATTCATTTGAGATAAAAGAAAAAAACAGTCTATATACAATCATAGATTACGATAAAATCACTAATCTCTCGAAAATAGGATATTGGGGTGCGAAATTAATTTTAGGGTTAAACGAAATCAGTAACGTATTGTATAGCTTTAACATAACCATTATTAGCTACAGTGGTGGAACAACCTATTACTATGGACCAACATGGGAAAACGCTAACGCTATGGTTTCAAACAGTAGAGACGTTTTAATATACCATAAACCCGAGGTGAACAAAAGCGACATAACCGATATCACCCCACCATATTATGAGAACGGAAAGATCATCCTACGTTTCTTCATAGGTGGACCACCACCAAACAGACCACCAAACACACCTAGTAACCCAAGCCCAGTTAACGGAACAACTAAGGTTCTAATAACCGCTGATCTCAGCTGGGGTTGTAGTGATCCTGATGATGACCTATTGACTTATGATGTTTACTTTGGTAACACACCTAACCCACCGAGGGTATCTCGAGGTCAACCCAGTACCATTTATGATCCAGGATTATTGAATGAAAACGAATGGTACTATTGGATGATAGTAGCCAGGGATCAATATGGTGCATCAACAGCTGGTCCAGTTTGGAGTTTCAAAACTACGTATGTCAGTGGTATACATCCACCACCATACACACCAAGTAATCCTAACCCAGCAAAGGGATCAACAGGTGTATATATAGATGACGATTTGTCCTGGGATGGTGGAGACCCAGAGTCTGGTGATGAAGTGAAATATGATATATATTTCGGTACAAATCCTTCGCCACCACATATTGGTACCGCACGCTGGCCAGGGAGCCAAAGACGAATAACCTACCCTCTTGGAACAATGGAATACAACACTACCTATTATTGGAAGATTGTAGCTACAGATAACTATGACAATACAGAAGAAGGCCCGATTTGGAGGTTCACAACAAGAAAAAATGATCCATTTATGCCAAATAACCCCAGTCCAGCAGACGATTCTAATGTAAATCCCCTTAAAACGACACAACTGAGTTGGTATGGAGGAGACCCAGACGGCCCAGATGACACAGTAACTTATGATATATACCTTTGGAACAGCATAAATCCACCACCACCTGAACCTATTGGTTTTATCAAAATCTCAGGAGGCTGGTATGACCCTATAACCTATGACCTTCCTGAACCATTGGGGTATAACAAAACCTATTACTGGAAGATTATAGCTACAGATACCCATAGTAATTCTGCAGAAAGTCCGATTTGGAATTTTACCACTTATGATCCATGTATGCCCAGAAACCCGTTTCCCGTCAACGAATCAATCAATATAGATGTTGAAGTGCAACTGGAGTGGGACGGCGGAGACCCAGACGGCCCAGATGACACAGTAACTTATGATATATACCTTTGGAACAGCATAAATCCACCACCACCTGAACCTATTGGTTTTATCAAAATCTCAGGAGGCTGGTATGACCCTATAACCTATGACCTTCCTGAACCATTGGGGTATAACAAAACCTATTACTGGAAGATTATAGCTACAGATACCCATAGTAATTCTGCAGAAAGTCCGATTTGGAATTTTACCACTTATGATCCATGTATGCCCAGAAACCCGTTTCCCGTCAACGAATCAATCAATATAGATGTTAAAGTGCAACTGGAGTGGGATGGCGGAGACCCAGATGGCCCAGAGGATACTGTAACTTATGATATATACCTTTGGAACAGCATAAATCCACCACCATCTAAACCTATTGGTTCCATACTCGAAGTCCCAGGAGACGAGATACGGCAAGTATATAGGCCCGGATCACTGATGCAAGGAACCATCTATTATTGGTATATCAAAGCTACAGATAGTCATGGTTTACAAACAGTTGGGCCGATATGGAAGTTTACCACCACTCCCTCTGACTCTGGAGGGAAAGGTATAGGGTAG
- a CDS encoding 30S ribosomal protein S19e: MTTVYDVPAKDLIDTVAKKLREEKTIVPPEGCSYWRTGVDKEKPPENRDWWYTRCASVLRKLYITDAIGVERLRAEYGGNRDRRTKPNRVRKASGAIVRRALQQLEQAGYVTKVRGKGRVLTPKGRSFLDKTSYEVLQNIQENYPGLKKY; this comes from the coding sequence ATGACAACAGTATATGATGTACCAGCTAAGGATTTAATAGATACTGTAGCAAAAAAACTACGTGAAGAAAAAACCATTGTTCCACCAGAGGGCTGCAGCTACTGGAGGACAGGTGTAGACAAAGAAAAACCACCAGAAAACAGAGACTGGTGGTACACGAGATGCGCTAGTGTACTACGTAAACTATACATAACAGATGCGATAGGTGTAGAGCGTCTCAGAGCAGAATATGGTGGCAATAGGGATCGTAGAACAAAACCAAATAGGGTGAGAAAAGCAAGCGGGGCCATTGTTAGGAGAGCGCTGCAGCAGCTTGAACAAGCAGGTTATGTGACAAAGGTTAGGGGCAAAGGCCGTGTGTTGACACCAAAAGGTAGATCCTTTCTGGATAAAACATCATATGAGGTGTTGCAAAACATACAGGAAAACTATCCTGGTTTAAAAAAATATTAA